The following coding sequences lie in one Spinacia oleracea cultivar Varoflay chromosome 1, BTI_SOV_V1, whole genome shotgun sequence genomic window:
- the LOC130465558 gene encoding F-box protein At1g52495-like, giving the protein MARIRTSPILMEHGGYSKWGYAFKSFTLTSKRSLKLTAKFEIRDKVRDVTGSITLANFFHGLICLYVPSLIIVRTDEWKGEKLIIFNPTTREAVGVPLIGSYRVEHPKKCRHCVFCGIGFDSTTNDYKIILVTTDVSVNWTWLDVYVYSVRNGQWHRLHDIGPLESLEKLVRSSILAFSNAKGRILNFIARLCIKGRKEWYLLSFDVVDEVFRVIPMPEKQQQQEYYHIS; this is encoded by the coding sequence ATGGCGAGAATTCGCACATCACCTATTTTGATGGAACATGGCGGTTATAGCAAATGGGGTTACGCCTTCAAATCGTTCACTTTAACTTCAAAGAGAAGTTTGAAATTGACAGCCAAGTTTGAAATTAGGGATAAAGTTAGGGATGTTACAGGTTCAATCACTCTTGCAAACTTTTTTCATGGCTTAATTTGCCTATATGTACCATCTTTAATCATTGTTAGAACAGATGAATGGAAAGGTGAGAAGCTTATTATTTTTAACCCAACGACTCGAGAGGCAGTGGGTGTGCCGCTAATAGGATCCTACCGTGTAGAACATCCTAAAAAATGTAGACATTGTGTATTTTGTGGTATTGGGTTTGATTCTACAACAAATGACTACAAAATCATTTTAGTTACGACGGATGTTTCCGTGAATTGGACGTGGCTAGATGTTTATGTTTATTCTGTACGCAATGGTCAGTGGCATAGACTGCACGACATAGGCCCTCTTGAGTCTCTTGAAAAATTAGTTCGCTCATCAATTCTAGCCTTTTCTAATGCCAAAGGTAGAATACTCAATTTCATTGCAAGATTATGCATCAAAGGAAGAAAGGAATGGTACTTATTGTCATTCGACGTGGTAGATGAGGTTTTTAGGGTCATCCCCATGCcagaaaaacaacaacaacaagaatacTATCATATCTCTTAG
- the LOC110793950 gene encoding protein Iojap, chloroplastic — protein sequence MGLALMAHNLINVFLPFTGINGGTLISCPSSQLGFRGIKHSDKLPVYSSFRELSSMVSCRAVGSNVNEDTDDMFDDLFEKHGQVVFSRNDQKPYGAEIDDDAESLAFAVAMAKVANEVKAGDIKVLFVKPLVYWTRFFIIATAFSRPQIDAIRTKMADLAEEKFGKIPNGDLKPNSWTLLDFGDAVVHIFLPPQREFYNLEEFYANATSIDLPFEDEKPFRQ from the exons ATGGGATTGGCACTCATGGCGCACAACCTTATCAATGTCTTTCTCCCCTTTACCGGAATCAATGGCGGTACCCTAATTTCTTGCCCTTCTTCCCAATTGGGTTTTCGGGGAATTAAGCATTCCGATAAGCTTCCGGTTTATTCATCTTTCAGGGAGCTATCTTCCATGGTTTCTTGCAGAGCAGTTGGCTCA AATGTAAACGAAGACACTGATGATATGTTTGATGATCTCTTCGAAAAGCATGGACAAGTGGTCTTTAGTAGAAATGATCAAAAGCCCTATGGTGCTGAAATTGACGATGATGCTGAGAGTTTAGCAT TTGCTGTGGCGATGGCCAAGGTTGCAAATGAGGTAAAGGCTGGGGATATTAAAGTGTTATTCGTAAAACCTCTTGTATACTGGACTCGGTTTTTCATAATTGCAACGGCATTTTCTCGTCCTCAAATTGACGCAATTAG GACAAAAATGGCAGATCTTGCCGAAGAGAAATTCGGGAAAATTCCAAATGGTGACTTAAAACCCAACTCTTGGACACTACTCGATTTCG GTGATGCTGTAGTCCACATATTTCTTCCCCCTCAGAGAGAATTTTACAACTTGGAAGAATTCTACGCTAATGCCACGTCCATTGACTTGCCATTTGAGGATGAAAAACCATTTCGTCAATGA